The following nucleotide sequence is from Fusarium graminearum PH-1 chromosome 1, whole genome shotgun sequence.
ACTAAATATGAGATAAGATTGAATACTAAAATATttgccgagactgagactgagactgcCACCAATGCCCACAACTCGATCGTGACCACTACCTTCACGTGCTGACCAAAACAGGCAACCATCTATTCACAACAACATGCCAACATGCAttcaccaacatcatcattatcatcataATCATCACCTGCacaaaaaacaacaacagcacaTGTCTCCTACCGCTTGCTTCTGTGCCTCTTTTTGCTcgacttgaccttgctcgACGTGTACTCCAAATCAAGCTTGTATCTCGAGCTGCCAGAGCTAGACTTTGACGAAGATGGCGACGGAGTAGAGTCCTCCTCCGATACGGGCAGCGAAAAGGCAGATCCTCGACGATGGGATTTGGTGGCGCTGCCGTACCCAAACTTGCGTGACGCAGACCCCTTTCGAATCTCTGAAAAGGCCATTTCTGGCGAAGGAGTATCACAGCTTGGCCCTAGCAAGAGAAGCATCAGTCATACACGTATCACTCCACCTGGATCGGTGCCTTGGTACTTACCGTATCGCACGCACTCGCTGCAGCACCCGTGGTCGCACGTGGTCTCTACAGTCTCGAGAGAAAAGGACTCGGGATTCATCGTCAACCTGCTCAGGGGCTTGGTGCACCAGCCCTGAGTGTTGGGACCCTGCTGGCATGCGCAGCATGTCCAACTGCCACCTTTGCTCTTGAACTGGCAGTTCTGGAGAGGACAGTCCGACTTTGTGGGCTGGGCTGCCGCGAACGACATCTTGCTGCACGGCGTCTCATAGCCTGTCTCGAGATCGATGAGCGCCGACGGGCAGTAGTGCCAGTTGATGGATGTATGGGCGCAGGGGTGGTGTCGAGGATGGCCGTGACACATTGTGACTGTCTTGAGGAATGAGAAGTGAATGACTCTGTTTATCCAAGTCCGGACTCTCTCTGGacggcttcatcttggccctATTTATACACAGCCAGCGGTCAGCCTGACTACCAACTCGACAGATTGTCACCTCTCATGACCGAAGCCAACCGCAGGCTTAGTCTCCTCTCAGCGAAGCAATTCTCATGACCAGAGACCTCACAAATGCACATTCACATACCAACCACACAATTTGCATACACCCTCTGAGGCGTCTGCGTTGCATCACCCCAACTATAATCATCGATCGTGTTCCCCATCTTCTTTGCACGTTGCATCATCGGAGACTACATACAGCCTTTGGTTTCTCAAGTTTCGATGCGGCAGAATCATCTCCCAAGGCAATGTCTCGGGATTCTTGGATGTTGGATTCGATGCTTTTTCTTGTGAAACATGACCTTATAGGACGCCATAAGAAGTGAGGCGGGTCGTATGGGATGAAATGGTGGAGTTTGGTCGTACAAGATGGGCTTGGGTGCGATCGGTGGTTGGCAAGATGTGATGAACCCGGCAGCCTGGTATATCAAGATGAGTAATCTCGAGGTGTGATGAAAAGTGATCATTGCATTACGACCAAGACAACAAGTGCATGTCCCTGGAATACGTGTGTGGCTGGGCAAGCATACACCACCATATCTTGTGCATACACCAACATGATCTAGTGTACTGCTTAGGTCCATCTCGATTTAGACCCCCTGGTTCGTGAACAATCTGGTACAACGCGACATGCCAGCCTCGGAAGCACCTGGGAATAAGCCAATGGTCACAAGACAAGTCCCCCAGATTGATTCAGGACTGGGATAATGCTTGCAAttcatggtgttgagttcGTAAGTTAACGAGGAGGTGTTCGTGAGGGTCATAACAGTACATGGGCCTGGTTTTGAGATGGCATAAGAGCGTTATTAGATTGATGGCTATCTCGTGAGAAAAACAAGTACAAAATTGGTCCAATTATAAAGTCCAAAGGTCATCAGGGGTATCATCCTCCACACTGCTCTGCCCGCATATCGCACCATCCTAGGAGAAATACTCCCCAGAAGGCATACAGGATTGGCAGCAGATATGCTCGCACCGATATGTGGCCCCCTCTCCTATCATAACACAGCTGCATCGCCCGCCTACATTCCACGTCTTGCCGCACCAACAGCAGTCCCATgcctggttcttggtctcaaAGGGACAGTCTGGAAGCGGGCACTTGGGAAGCGTGTAGCCAGACGGGGGAGGGTATGGGATGGAttgcttggtggtgttgctgcaGGCGCGGCGGTGCGAGAGACCGATTACGCAGTATCTTATGTGCGTTGAGACATGCTCGCATGCGAGACGGAAAGTGATTTGCTGACACATTTTCTGAGATGCTGATCGAAGCCAGGTGGATTGGTTGCTAAATtgatgagtgatgatgataggaTCGATAATATGGCTGCTAACATGACTCTTCATGATAACATCCACCTTATCCATGCAAAGATCGAAGGTATCTGGGTTTTATGTATCCCAATATCCTTCAGTATTTTCCATCCAACATGTCAAACCGGCTCTCCTTACCCtttccttgatctcatcagcacAACCCTGAACCACCAGCGCAACTCCAACCGCGATAGATCCCGAGGGCGGACATGGCTTCCATATTTCCCAAAGAAGCCTCAAGTCGGGCGGACAAGCCTGGAGATCGGAATTTATTGGGCGCATTGGCTTGGGTTTCGTAGCATAGCTGACGACGATTGCTTCCACCATTATGGGTTGTCGATATACTGGCcagaggaaaagagagagtCCCTTGAGGTCGCTAAAACGTCCATCACTGTGAAACCGCTCGGTCGGCTCTTCATACTTTGTGGTTGAGGAGTGTTACTTGTGATTGTattttgttcttcatctcttgtATGTAGCCCGCTTCTTTGCGGACGTTGATAGTCATCGAGTGGCTCGCAAAAGAGCCAAGAATGGAAACATGGGCGGTCGAACCTGGATGTAGTCAGCAAAACGGATGTGGTAATAGCAAAGGAGAAATGGGATAATAATAGACTTGCCATAATTGAACGCCACGAGGGGAACATGTATACACCATGGCGGCTATATCCTGCATGCATATGCCACTGCGTCGGACTATACTAAGCTGAGACATGAGCTGCGAGTCAAATCTCGAACCCCACGCATCACCCCGATATTCTTCGGACTCTGTCGCCGTTCATGTCATGTCTTCTGTGCAGTTCTCGCATACTTGATGTGTGCATACAGTCATGGTATCCGCAGATCGAACATTCAGGCACCTGACGCTCGAATTGCCTACTCTGCCACACATGCAGCACACCCACCTCCCGTTGAGATCTTTAAGCCGACATTCTCCTGAGCTACAGCGACGGTCGACCATGCATTGGCTCATAGAGCACGGGTCATTGAGGTCGCCGTAGGGGGAACTGGTAGAGACGCTGTCGCAAGGCTCGAGGGGATGACTGGTTATGGGGTCGTAGTGGGCTGCGGCGCAGAATGTGTAGTGGTAGCTGTAGATGATGGGACGGGTACAGGGGGGCATGTGATGGTAGTGGATGTAATTGGCGATGCACATCGTATTGTTGTACAGATGTGTGTATATGTATGTCTCGGGAGCGTGCTTCAGCTGGATACGATCGAGCAGGGGAAGAAAGGTGAGTGATCTGGACTGCGTAATCGGTGAGGGTTTCTGGTTTTGAGAGCTGTGCTGTGTTTCTGCAACGCAGGATAGATGCTGCAGTATGTTGGAGGGGATGGCCTGACTatgcagaagaagctgactgatggatgatatcaCAATGAGGTTATGGATATATGCTATTGGTCCGCAGTTGAATAGGCAATGTAGATAGATGATGCGTGTGCCCTTGTCGGTAGATATGTTAGGCAATGTCAGGTTTAGTCTTTCAAGACGACAATATGCCGAGCCAAGACTCTTGAACgaaagttgatgatatcgtgGAAACTGTATACCAGGTCACAGATTAATCAACTTCAAACCCGTAGAACAACCAGTAGATTCGAGAAGAGAGTAATGGCCCTCTTTATGTTTCCTCCATCTAGTACCACAAAACTATAGCCCACGTCAatgaaagagatggaaggacAAACCGGTCGACCCATAAGAGAGCAAACCACAGTACAGCTCAGCCTGTCACTGCACTATATCCGTAGGGCTGAAGCTGGTGACGGGTGCACTAACTAGCAAGTCTCTAGCCCAGGTCGTTTCAGCGAATAACTTGGACGGTGCGACATGGCCCGGAAGGGGGTGGTGGTCCAATGGATGAGTCGGGAATGATACTCAAGTTGCTATAAGCCGGACAAAACGCCCGATTCATGAAGGAAACTGACTGGGATCTAGTATACGATCTCGCTCAGGACCTCGCTCAGTCAGAGTTTAGTCAATGCGTAAGGTCTTGACCGCATCCCTTCGGTTCACAACGGCGTAATATGGTCTTGTTGTCGACGGGCCGAGCTGAAACTGGAGTGACACGGTCTCATACTATTTCATTTCACATGCGGGGACAAGACCTTTTCACATCGTGAAGTTGCAGTGGATTGTGTTTATGAATCAAGCTTTTGAGCAGCTTTTTCGTTTGTAGAGTTGCATCTAAGATCTGGGCTTCGCTTTCGCTTTCGCTTTGCTTCACCCAGGTACATAATAGTACGTGGACTTGAAGGCGATGTAACATGTAATAGCATAACCGAGAGGCAGGAAATAagacgaaaaaaaaagagggaaTGAACGGAATCAGTCCGCGGAGATTGTGCGATTTGATGATGTGTTTACTACGAATTTTGGTACTAAGTGGTGTAAATGGTCTGCTTACTCAGGTCTCACTAAACACATGGTTTTCTCGTGGAGACGCTACTTTGTTTCACGGTTGCTTTTCTTATGGGGACTTGGGACCTTGGCATTGGAGGCTCTTGGATTGGATCGGAATTCCGTCCCGGGAATGGAATTGGGATCGGAAGATTAGAATGTCTCGTTGGGCATCCATTAGAAGGAATGGAGCATGTGCTTTTGGGCTAGCAGGGTCATCATTGTGAGAGCAAGTTAATTATTGAAATTGAGCTTGGACATTTATGTACCTATAGAGAGATGGTCATATAGACGGTCATAGCAATCGGCAGTCAGCAGTCGAGGTCATCCATTGTGTCTTGGTGCAACGTACAACATGGCATCATCTCATGGGACAGTAACACAACCACATGGAGAAACGCAACGCCACAACTAGgtaaaaaaaagacaacacGATCGACATACCAGACTTTGTGTCCGTATATCTTGGCCACAAGATCAATCAGCGAGAGtggcttggtgttgttgatctACCTATCTTGGTCGTTGTCCAACGGCCAGGTCCAGGCCCGCTTAAGCTCCCAGAACCCAGACGCCGCCGGAGCATGATCCAATGGTATGTAAGAGAATGTCCGGATAACAAGAGGCTAGGAGCCTCATCGTACGATTGATCTTCGGAGTGCATTCTATGCACTAGTTTAGTGGTCCCTGCCTCGACAAGACGGGCGCTCGTCACCTCAACACTGCGATCTGCGAGCAAATCTCTCGCAATACTGCTATACTCGATCAATATTGGTCACTAGATGCTGCAGACCCCGAAGCTAGTCGGCCTCTAGTATTGACTTACTGAGGCCCTCGGGCGGGGCGGTCACTTCTGGGACTGCATCTGCCCTTGGGAAACTATGAAACTGACTTGCAGGGACATTTGTATAGATCATTATGCCGAGAGGTTTGGCCAAGTATCTCCTTTCCCATCCCCTTGATAGAAGATGAGCAGAAATTTCTTGAGCGATCAACCACCAAGCGAATGACGCAGCTCAGCGAGTCAATAAAGTTTGCCTCCTCAAACGAATCGGACTGCAaccaagggtcttggcaTCCATAAAAGCGACAACATCACCTTGCCCCTTGCAGTTTTGCCGTCCCGGAGCCAGGGAGTTCATATTGACCGGCGGAGAATTATACCGGGGCAGAGATGAGTAGCCTATGTTGCGAGAGGCAATAGAGCGAATGTTTTGCCGACAGCTCGGACTTTTATCGACTGAACTCTGACAAGGTACCCTCGCGCATGTATCATCGCATTCGATCCATCATTATCTTGCCACAATGTGGACAAACGACTCCAAAGATCTCCCACCACGGTCGACGACGTACCGAGTTGAGATAATTGCAATGGCACCAATACACTTGGCCCCGATGAGGGTCAACTGCCCTCGTAACGGACCATCATGAGCAGGCCAAAGCAGCCAGGCCTCCATGAACACCATCAAGCAGCCGTTAAACAAGCGCTGTATAGCACTGATTTGGAATAGAAATTGCTGACATGACTGCGTCCCAAGAGATCGCATTTCAAAAGCATCAGCATAGGGGCCGAATGAACACACAGGAACTCGGCACAAGTAGTTCTCACGTATACCTGATCAGCCCCCGCCAACGCATTATATGAGTTTCGCCAAATAGTCATCCAGATAGAACTGGACACAAGACATCCATATATTAGTGCTGATATCCTTATGGGCGCTATCGCGCTGACGTGGGATGGACCACCGTAAGACCAAGACTCGAAAATTATACATAAGACAATCGTGTCGAGAGTGAAAACTTCAGACATGAACCAACTCTCCGCATCCAAAATGGCATTTCGATACTTTGCAAGCCTCCCGCTGGAGCTCCAGATCAAGATATGGCAGGCCTATGTGCACCCCGGGCCGGCCATGCACATCTTTGACGTGTGTTATCCATCATGGAAAGGGGACAAACGTACCGAAAAGGCCTTCCAGCCATTAAGGGATagcaaagaaggagagaagaagctcaaagagtACAAAAACAAGGTGTTTCTTGATCGTATGGACACTATTGGCCCAAAAAGCGTGTTCGATCCAAGCATGTATCATGCGACTGCGACGTCGAGGCTGGTCAGCCGTCTTACGGAGCGAACCGTCCGAGAAACAGAGACCAAGCAAGATATGAACGAGATCCATCTTGCTGGTCGAGGTCAAAAGATTCCCATCCCGGCGTCGGATGTCCTGATGTTGCGCATTCGCCAAGATCCATCCGACCATTCAAATTTACACACCGAGACACTTCTCTGTCCACCACCCATCAAGGACATCCTGGAGAACCAGTGGTCAACCGAGCTagcttcagccttgcgaGGCGCGAAGAAGATAGCCATTGATGTGAGCGAAACGTGGGCGACGGGCTTGTACGGCGAGTTGGGTCTCGAGGAGATTGCCTTTTTTGCGTGCACGATCCAGAAAGATCTCGAGGTGCTGTATCTAGTAGATGAGTGTGCTGGGCGATGTCAGCGGTGCCGAAGACAGAATGTCAAAATGGACGATATCCGGAAGCGTGACGCCCTATGGGAAGGTCTACGAACGAAAGACATTAATGACGACGATCGACCAggcgatatcatcaacgCCGTTTCGAGACGCTACGTTGAAGCGACGAACCTCGCCGCCCTGGGATGGGATGAGGAACACCCATCGTATCtctttgcttgtttgatTGACACCGCTATCAAGACCCAGCAAGAAGGCACGGATAGAGGCAAGTTTCAGGGTGTCAGAGTGTTGGTGGTAGAAGATGAGTGAATCACGGAGGAACAAATGTAACTGGAAACTTGGTTGTGAAGCTAAAGAAACCGCCCGCTCGACTTTTGCCGGGATATACCATAACGCCGTACATGTTCTACCTCTTATATGCATTTAAAATCTGGCTTGTTAGCATAGTTTGGCGAGAAAGAACTGGGATACTCACCTTATTTCGTATGATCCTGCCCTCGTCATGTACCGTACCCACTTGACGCTCGAATAATTACTCTTCTCAAACACCTTGAGATAACGCACCAACAGTCCGGAACTCGTAAACATGAGCAAGCTAAAGTTCATGCTCAGTGGTGGTCGGCTCCACGCGCGCTGCTCCGTCATGCTTGTCAGGATAGCCTCGGCGCTGAGGACGTATTCACTTTGACCTGTAAAGCGGCCAATCTTCCAGATGATAACGTTCTCGCTAGGCTCGTACTTGGCCTTGCCCTGTGTGCAGCGCTCAGTGATCTTTGCGGTGTTGAGCGGTGTAGGGATTTTGACGATAACATTTGTCGCGAACAGCTTGGAGCCAAAGTTGGCCTTGACACCAATACTGTATTCCACCTTGGATCGTCCAACCTCGTTCACAATGGCGTGCACTTTGAAGGGCAGATTAACGTTCTCGGTGGCGCGGTATCGCATCAGCTCAAATTCGCCGTCGGGAGGCACAAAGCTAATAATTCGATCGGCGTCGAACTTGCCGAGCTTGACGCACTGATGGAACTGACAGTCTTCGAGAGTGACACTTCCAGCAGCCGCCTTTGTAGCCTTGGTTCCCATCTTATTTCCGCTGGGCAAGCTCAGGAGGCcgtcgttgtcgaggagCAGACGATCGTTGAGGCCAAACTTGCACTCGGGAGTGCCGGAGAGGTAAGCGCGCATAATGATCTGGCCCGTCACGTCTGCGCGCAGGACAGCGCCGGTGGCAGACATGAGCAGGTTGACGTCCTCAATCACGTCGACGAAAGCCTCGTTCTTACGGTACTTTACGTCTGCCTTGCGCCAGGACAGGGCACCTGTGGCCTGCATCGTGATCTTGGATGTGTCTTCTTTTCGGGACTCGGACTTGACGCCTTCGGTGGTGATGTACATCTTGAGGGTGTCGGTTTCTGTGTTTTGAGGGTAACCGAAGTCGATGATTTCTGGAGGGGGTCAGCGGAGCTGTATAGCAGCAATTGGGACACACATACCATCGAGTAGCTCATAGACCAAGACAAAGTTATTCTTGACGGCTTCCTCGTCAAACTTGCCAAAGTAACCCTTACCAAGCTGAATCAGCCGGTAGAGAAACTCAAATACGAGAGCAGCATTGGCGTTGCTCTTTGTGATGGCGACCAGGTAGATATTCTCGTGCTTGACATGGCTAAAGGTGGTGCTTCCGAGGGTGAGGATGGGCGATCGGACTTGAGCGTTGGAAATGACCTGGATACGGAAGACATCTGCGAGACGAGGACGACAGTCGTTTCGGAAGGCGCGGAAGATGAGGTTCTCTCCCTTTTGATTGAAGACGAGGACGCCGGACAACATGATCGCGAATTGAAAGTGTAAagagtgttgttgatgcgatgcgatggaAAGTCAATCCAATCTCCAGGGTCTCAAGATAGGAGTGGGGGATTCTGCCAGGGAGCTCAAAAGCGGTGAGTGAGTCGCGTGGATGACTAAACTGGCGTTGGTGATTGAAGACGAGGCATTGCGGATTGTATTTCCTGGATCATATTGGACGAAGTAATCATTATGGTTTAGATGTTGATATGCAAAGAGACTTGATGTTCAGAGTATTATGGTGTTGTAGCTTTCCACACCGTCGGTATTGCTTCTGCTGGACTGGCTGGAACGTGCAGTAGCAGCACATACATACTTTGACGAAAAGCACCGTTAGAAAGTCTGATATAAATTAGATATGCTTTATTTTTTCCATCTCGAGTTTTCATCCGACTTGAATCTATCTACTTATATCCCTCCTTTTCGCATTTGACAATGGATGAAAGTGGgttgcttcttggcgatgatggctcGGTCTACTCTTCCGCGTCATCTACTGCGCCGCCAGCCACTCATCTCACTTCCTCACCAGGTCATACTAGATCACCTCCGCCTGAGTCCTCACTCTTCCCTCGTCACATCTCACTAAGTATGGAAACAACCGCAGAATTTCCACAGTCCTTTGTTCGACCATGGAAAGAACTACTTCAATCGCATCGCGACGAGCAACAGGATGACTTCCCCAGCTATTATGTCAACAACGTAGACTCTCTCATCACGACCAGCTTGCCCAAGTCCTTATACGTAGGAACAGGCCACTCCATCTATACGCgcgctcttcttccagctATCCTGAGTGCCAAACACAGCGTACAGCTTATTACATGCTACTGGGCTGCATCTCCTTCCCTGGACGCCATTCGCGATACCCTTGAGCAACTTGCGACAACGCGTATCGAGGCCAAGGTGCAGACTCGTCTAAAAATCACAATTGGCTTCTCGTCTTTTGGGCTATTCCAGAAGCTATTCCATCCTGCGTCTCGCAATGGGTACATCTATGAGCCCTCCAAGTGGTCCAAGCTGGGCCTTCCGGATCAACTGGTACTACAGGATGCGGGCATCGATCTCACAGTCAAGAGCATTTTCTTCACGCCTTTGAGTGTCATGCACCCCAAgtttgtcattgttgacGGGAAAAGAGCCTGGATTCCGAGCTGTAACGTCAGCTGGGAACGATGGTTTGAAGGGTGCGTCGAGGTTGAGGGTGCTATCGTTGATCGACTCTTGGCCTTTTACGACCGCGTCTGGGCCCAAGACAGTGAACCTCGACAGCTATCAGACGTCCCAAACGACACACGTGGAATTGATGCACCTCGACCATCGGCCAGCGCTACAGCGTCGGCAACGCAGTCAATCGAATTCCCCACCAACGGCCTAGTGCCGACCATCTTCCTCCCGTCGCCGCATCATCGCAACCCCAGATTTTCCTTCCCTTTTCTATCGCAGAAAAACCCGCCGATGACCCCTCTCAATGCAGCTCTACTTACACTATTCGCCAACGCTCAGCGACGAATCACCATCCTCACGCCAAACGTTACTTCATGGCCTGTTGTTGAGAGTCTGCTAGATGCCCTCGCTCGTGGAATTGATGTACAGATCAGGACAAGTAAAGGCATGATGCTTATCGAGCAGCTAGTTACCTCTGGcacaacaacagcctggtGTCTGCGCAAGTTCATCCAAAGATACAACGCTCTTGTCAACCAGTCACGACCGTCAGACCCAGAGGCGCAAGCACCTACGCCCGGCAAATTAGAGATCTTTTACTACAAACAGCTCGACGCCAGACGCGATCAAGACGACGAACCGGTTGTGAGTCACTTCAAGATGACTcttgtggatgatgagtatCTGGTACTGGGTTCCGGTAACATGGACAGAGCAAGCTGGTGGACAAGCCAAGAAATTGGTTTATTATTCTATGTTCCTGGCTTCCAAGGGCAACATCTCTGGaatgatgtccttgagaagcGCACCGAAGTCTTGTTTCAATCAGATCACCCTAAGCGATTAATCTGATCATGAACCCTCAGCCGCTTTGATCTTCTCCCAAGCACTAACAAACGTCGATGGGTCGTTGGCGCCAGAAAGTCGGAACCGATCCTGCATCACAAAGTCAGGCACTCCACTGACGCCACTGTAGTGCGCCTCTTCCGACAGCCTGTCGACTTCGGGGCCGAACTCGTCGCTGTCGACAATGGACTTCTGGAACTCGGCCTCCGGAATTCCCGCCTCAACAGCCACTTTCTTCAGGATGTCGTAACTGGTAATGTCTTCGTTGTTCTCGAAGTAGGCGGCAAAGAGGCCGTCAAGAGCCTTGCcctcagcctcctcgccatgcttcttggccagtTGCACTAGTCGATGAGAGTCCCTGGTGTTTCCAGTCTGTCCACCatacttgaacttgatgccGAGACTCTCCCCGACGCCGCTCAGGTGCTTCTGCATCATGGTGACGCGCTCCTTGCCGAATTTCTCATTATAGACCTTTTCCTTGGAGACGCTGGACCCAGGACCCCTGGGCCACTCGGGCTTGAGTTGAAAGGGTTGATAGCTGATGGAGAAGGTGTCATTGGAGTTGGGGTACTTTTGCTCCCACAGGCGCTGGGCGGCTTGGAGCTGTCTGCGGCCGACGTAGCACCATGGGCAGATGGTGTCCGAGGTGACTGTGATCTTGAACCTGGTCATGTTGATTGAGTTGATGTGTAGGATGAGGTGGAATGGGACTGCTGGGATGTAATGAGGGTTCAAAATGGTGGCAGTCTCCTGGACTTATACGTGAAGCTATTTGCTTGCTCTTGTGCAATCCTGCTTGGAAATCGCCGCTTGGATCACGTAATCACTTACAACTCCGGAAATTTAACTCCACCCGTTTTCGGGGTGGGTCGGCTCAGTGGGATGCCGAGGTCCGGTGTGGGTATTGGAAGTGACACAAAGCTCTCAATACGACGATTGTGAGACGTGCTTTGAAATACAATTTGTTTGCATTGAAAAACTTTTCCGAGTTACGTAGTGGCGACGTTACACTCTATCTTGACTGGCCTTGGTCCATCCCGGGGCTTGTAGGGTGGTGCTAGTGAGGTCGATGAAAACCCATATCATTAGTTGATGTTAGTTTAAAGTTGAACTAAGGGTGCTATTCAGATGCATAGGGCTGAACTGACAAACTAGGGTGACGATCGATAGCATAAGACGGTATAGCCCCGTTGTGACATGCAGCTTGACGGATCTCGATTACATCAGGGGGCGTGTCCCTGGACTGCGAGCGTAAATCGACCAGTAGTTATAAATAGATCGTCTCGCTTTACAATTCTACTGCACGTGGATCAATGTCAAAGCGTTCTCTTATGCTTCTGCCAGTATATCAAGTCCAATGGAGATACGATTCGTAGCAAGATTCATCATGAGAGATTAAGAAGTAGATATTACCTAAATCTGCATTACATACCAAATACAGGAAATACATCtaaaccaaaccaaacctaCGTCTTGTAGACAGTACCATCCTTGGGTAGCTTCCCCGTAGCCAGATACTTATTCATGGCCTGGCTTGTTTCTCCCTGCAGGTAATGACTTGTGTGTCCAGGCCCATTCCTGATAATACTTACCCTTCTCGTCAACTGTTCCCTGAGCCCCTCTGCATTTGTCACACTCGTCTCAGGGTCGAATACAGAAGACGCGATAAGAATCGTCGGCGCATCCTTAATACCGCTCGCGATGGGACCTTGCGGATTGGTCAACGGCGCAGGCCATCCGATACAAGCACTTTCGTAGTAGTATGTCTGCGACATGCCAAGCGTGCGCGGCGCAAACGTCACAGCATTGGTGAGCTTCAGGCGCAAGTCGACTGCATTTTTGGAGTTGTGAAGCCAGTCTTGACATCCGATGGCGAGGTAGTTGTATGGTGAACCGCTTGGGTCTTGAACGATGCGGCTATTGGGAGTTGCCGTGGATAAAGCTGTTGCGTTTCCTTTGCTAGCTTGCAGGAGAGCGTCACCAAGATCGATCCAGTTAGGACCGAAAGCGAGAAACTGGAATGTGAGGAAGCTTTGTGCGTTGTAGCGAATCTCCTCGCCGTTCACATCGGAGCGACACGTGCCGTTGCAGCCTGGTGCTGGGATGGGTTTCGAGCCTGCACGCGAAAGCACCTCGTCCCATATACGACTGGAATTCTTGCCGTGAAGAGCACATGTAGAGTTTCTGTCGCACCAGTTGAAGAACTCGTTGAGAGTCGATTCGTAGCCTGTGGATTCTGCGAGGAGAGCGCCGATTTCTGATTGCGAATGGTCCACGATGGCATCGAGAGCCATTCGGCCGACAGACTTGGGGAACAGAGACGCATACGTATAACCGAGAAGAGTACCGTAAGAAAGACCAAGGTAGTTGAATTTGGACTCTCCAAGAGCTTCGAGCACGACTTGGTGGTCTTTCGCAACGTGAACAGAGTCGAGATGGTTGATCAAGGGACCAGTCAAATTGGCACAGCTCTCGCCAAGTTTACGACTGTAGTTGAAGAGAGCATCGTATTCCTCATTGGTCGTTACATAGGTCGAGACGCGTTCGTTGAACACCTTGGGATCACACTCGACGGGGCTGCTTATACCGACGCCGCGGGGATCGAGACCAATGATATCATAGGCGTCGCGGAGATCAGACGAGAATTCGATCGCGGAGACGTACGGACTTCCGGCGACAAGGATTGCACCAGATGCTCCGGGACCGCCGGTGTTGAAGAATAGAACGCCTTCCTTTTTGGCTTTGCCAGTGTGGTTCAACCGCG
It contains:
- a CDS encoding AP-2 complex subunit mu-1 is translated as MLSGVLVFNQKGENLIFRAFRNDCRPRLADVFRIQVISNAQVRSPILTLGSTTFSHVKHENIYLVAITKSNANAALVFEFLYRLIQLGKGYFGKFDEEAVKNNFVLVYELLDEIIDFGYPQNTETDTLKMYITTEGVKSESRKEDTSKITMQATGALSWRKADVKYRKNEAFVDVIEDVNLLMSATGAVLRADVTGQIIMRAYLSGTPECKFGLNDRLLLDNDGLLSLPSGNKMGTKATKAAAGSVTLEDCQFHQCVKLGKFDADRIISFVPPDGEFELMRYRATENVNLPFKVHAIVNEVGRSKVEYSIGVKANFGSKLFATNVIVKIPTPLNTAKITERCTQGKAKYEPSENVIIWKIGRFTGQSEYVLSAEAILTSMTEQRAWSRPPLSMNFSLLMFTSSGLLVRYLKVFEKSNYSSVKWVRYMTRAGSYEIR